The following coding sequences lie in one Zingiber officinale cultivar Zhangliang chromosome 2B, Zo_v1.1, whole genome shotgun sequence genomic window:
- the LOC122047568 gene encoding 5' exonuclease Apollo-like, producing the protein MPIEMPKGLPFSVDTWTPASLRKRHHFLTHAHKDHLAGIVAHSSRPVYATRLTKALVLGYFPQLDDSLFVEIEVGESVVVDDPDGSFSVTAIDANHCPGAVMFLFEGGFGNILHTGDCRLTPDCLQSLPLKYISKKGRESISSLDYLFLDCTFSKFHLKMPNKESSIQQVISCIWKHPNAPIVYFSCGNLGREEILVEVSKTFGSPIFVNKSKYPDLFQVLLLVAPQILSDDASSRFQVIGLSELNDKVSAELAEARANLQPEPLFIRPSVQWYATNPTLNKSRKKVCPTEAQRDELGIWHVCHSMHSSREELDWALHFLRPKWVISTTPPQRAMDLDYVKNNCYKTNIASDDPLWKLFKGSGARSPMRSPPVLKILKNDEMCTSVPEMLDTSQICILRAETSLPKQFDLKLEIPPLRSESFTLFGRARLGLNDPDTVNFGDNAPSTPEDHDSVCPDCDKITDPGSTLPMNKGYDSSIGFSNSLDNPEPSKGGPNFHKLDDRLGTASDLPSTAASSTMSSNLRKLYRSMNVPVPRPLPSLTDLMETCKRAKNITGSTVPS; encoded by the exons ATGCCGATCGAGATGCCGAAGGGGCTCCCCTTCTCCGTCGACACGTGGACGCCGGCGTCCCTCCGGAAGCGCCACCACTTCCTCACCCACGCGCACAAGGACCACCTCGCCGGCATCGTCGCGCACTCCTCCCGACCCGTCTACGCCACCCGCCTTACCAAGGCCCTTGTCCTCGGCTACTTCCCTCAG CTCGATGATTCGCTGTTTGTGGAAATTGAGGTCGGTGAGTCGGTCGTGGTTGATGATCCTGACGGATCGTTCTCAGTCACGGCGATCGATGCCAATCACTGCCCAG GAGCGGTCATGTTTCTATTCGAAGGTGGATTCGGTAACATATTGCACACGGGTGATTGTAGGCTTACTCCCGATTGTTTGCAAAGTTTACCATTGAAATATATATCAAAGAAAGGGAGAGAGTCTATTTCTTCTCTCGATTACCTATTTCTGGATTGCACTTTCAGTAAATTTCATCTTAAAATGCCAAACAAAGAATCATCCATCCAACag GTGATAAGTTGCATATGGAAACACCCTAATGCACCGATTGTATATTTCTCATGTGGTAATCTGGGTCGGGAAGAAATTCTAGTTGAAGTATCCAAAACTTTCGGATCTCCTATTTTTGTAAACAAGTCAAAATATCCTGATTTGTTCCAGGTTCTTCTTCTTGTCGCACCTCAAATTCTCTCAGATGATGCCTCTTCTCGCTTTCAG GTAATTGGATTATCCGAACTAAATGACAAAGTAAGCGCGGAACTTGCAGAGGCACGTGCTAATCTCCAACCCGAACCTCTTTTCATTCGTCCATCTGTTCAGTGGTACGCCACCAATCCCACCCTCAACAAATCAAGGAAGAAAGTGTGTCCAACCGAAGCCCAAAGGGATGAGTTGGGAATTTGGCATGTCTGCCACTCCATGCATTCGTCCCGAGAAGAATTAGATTGGGCTCTGCACTTCCTCCGCCCCAAGTGGGTGATCTCTACGACACCTCCTCAACGAGCCATGGATCTTGATTACGTCAAGAACAACTGCTACAAGACTAATATCGCTTCAGATGATCCGCTGTGGAAGTTATTCAAAGGCTCTGGTGCTAGGTCCCCTATGCGCAGTCCTCCAGTTTTAAAGATTCTCAAGAACGACGAGATGTGTACTTCCGTTCCTGAAATGCTAGACACCTCACAGATATGCATTTTGCGTGCGGAAACTTCACTTCCAAAGCAGTTCGATCTGAAATTGGAAATTCCTCCACTCAGATCAGAGTCTTTCACATTATTCGGGAGAGCAAGGCTCGGTCTCAATGATCCAGACACAGTCAACTTTGGAGACAATGCTCCTTCAACACCCGAAGACCATGATTCAGTTTGCCCTGACTGTGACAAGATCACTGACCCTGGATCAACGTTACCTATGAACAAAGGTTATGATTCATCTATTGGATTTTCCAATAGTTTAGATAACCCTGAACCATCCAAGGGCGGACCGAATTTCCACAAACTGGATGATCGGTTAGGTACTGCATCCGACTTGCCATCTACTGCAGCATCTTCTACCATGAGCTCAAACCTGAGAAAACTATACAGATCAATGAATGTTCCAGTCCCCCGGCCTCTACCGTCATTAACTGATCTTATGGAGACTTGTAAACGAGCCAAGAACATTACAGGGTCGACGGTACCGAGTTGA